DNA from Gramella sp. MAR_2010_147:
TTTTCTAAAGCTCTGATTCCAAAATCAAGCTGAGCAACATAACCGCCAAATTCCTGACCCAGGGTTAGGGGAGTGGCATCCATAAAATGGGTACGACCTATTTTAACGGTGTTTTTAAATTCATCCGATTTTTTCTTTAAAGTATCCCTTAGTTTACGAAGTCCCGGAAGTGTCACTTTAGTTACCTTGTTATAGGCCGCGATATGCATACCTGTAGGGAAAGTGTCGTTAGATGATTGGGATTTGTTTACATCATCATTTGGCTGCAATGTCTTATCTCCTTCACCAATGGTGTTACCGGCAATTTGATGCGCTCTATTGGCGATAACCTCATTCACATTCATATTACTTTGAGTACCACTACCTGTTTGCCAGATCACTAACGGAAATTGATCATCATGCTTCCCTTCGAGAATTTCATCACAAACCTGAGCAATAAGATCTCTTTTATCTACCGGCAGAACTCCCAGTTCACAATTAGTATATGCAGCTGCTTTTTTAAGGTAGGCAAAACCATATATAATATCTAAAGGCATAGAAGAGGCGGGACCAATTTTAAAATTGTTTCTTGAACGTTCGGTTTGCGCTCCCCATAATTTATCTGAAGGAACTTTTACTTCCCCCATCGTATCTTTTTCTATTCTGTAATCCATAATACAAAAGTTGATTGTTGCGCAAAGTTAAGGTTTAGCATTTTTCTTTAAACTAAAAAATCTTTAAAATTAAAACGGTTAAAAGTTCTTTTATATAAGCATGGAAAATTTAAAAAACCACTTTAAAGGCGTAAAATATTAATGTTACTATAAATAGTGAATTAAACAACTTTAGTTATGTAAAATATTAATAATAAGTTTTTTATGTAAAAATTAGGGGGAAAAACCCTTACTGTTGAGGGATGAAAAAACTTAATTTTGTAGAACTTTTAACTAAATAAATAGAGGGATGAAAAAGCAATATTTTTACTATCTCGTTTCAATGGTGTTTTTCTTCGGAATTATAAGTTGTAATACCAATGACGACGGGATAGAATCATCAGGTCAATACCTGACAGCAAATGTAAATGGATTGGATTTTAATGCAGATGAGAATATTGCTTCTCTGCATTTTACAAGAGGATTTGGAACCGCAGGTAGTGTGAACCTGTATGTTAGGGTAATTTCTACAGAGGGGGATGTTATGGAATTCCTGGTAGAGAACTATACCGGAGTGGGGAAATACTATATTGGCGACCATATTTATAATAACAGCTGGATTAAATATGAAAGACCTTCTGTTTCTGAACAATGGATGGTTCAGCCGAAAGGGGCACTGAATCTCAATTCAAATTTCATCGAAATTACCTCTAATGAAGATAAGTTTATAGAAGGTAGAATTTCCTGTAAGGAGCTCAGGAATACTTTAGCAGAAATTTTTGGAGCTATTGAGGGAGATTTCAGGCTCGTTTACAGGCCATAATTCACAACTCATTATAATTAAGGAATTAACAACTTCCGTAAAAATGCATAAAAAACTAAGTGATTTTTTGTGATAAGCGGGGTAGACTTCATATCTTTGGCCAGATTCAAATCAAACTTTGACTGTTATGTTCGAATTCGATCAATACCTTGGTTTCTTAGCTTTTCTAGCAATATTAACAATGGGTTTCTGGCTTATGATCTTTTTAATGGCATTCCTTCCTTACTGGATAGGTGGTTCTGTTGGAGAGTTGATTAAAGAAAAACGCGAAGCTCGAAAGAAAGCTAAAGCGGAAAAAGCATAAAAAAAGGGACTATTTTTAGTCCCTTTTTTTATGCTTTATATTTTCAGAAATTAGAATTCTCCTTCTTCAAAATCTTCACTATCGCCTCTTCTGTTCTCACGTTGTTTCTGTTGGTTAAATCTATAGATCAATGAAACCGTGAAATTTTGTCCCTGTCTCCATTGAAACTCACTATCTCTCTCGTAAGTATCGGTTAAGGTGTATGAATCTCTTCTTCTAGAATTAAGCAAGTCTCTTACATTAAGTGAGAGCGTCGCATTTTCATTAAAAATATCTTTACTGAATGCCAAGTCAAGGGTAAAGATTCCTTCTTGGTTTCCCTGTACACTTTCATAGGCACCCCGGTAAAATGCATTGGTTTGCCAATCTATTTTTGCTGGTAGGGTTACTTTGGAGCTAAATCGTGCAAACCAACTATTGTTTTCAGCATCATAACTTCGACCATTAAAATCTCCTTCGGTTTTAAATCTAAAATAGTTAAAACTACTATTAAGCCTTAACCATTTTTCAGGATTGTATAATATCCCCAGCTCAGCTCCAGTACGATCATTGCTTGATAAATTTACAGGAATGGTTCTCACAACATTAGTTCCTGCAACGTTATCTTCAATTCTTTCAAATGAATCTGTCTCATGCTGATAATAAATTGAAGATGTTAAGGTAAGTTTTTCCCACCTTTTCAGATAACCAAGATCAAAAGCGTTTGAGTAGGCCGGTGTAAGGTTTGGATTCCCCTGAAAAACATTATTTGTACTGCTACGGGAAGGAAATGGATTAATAAACCAACCTCTTGGCCTGTTGATCCTTCTATTGTATCCCAGGGTGATGTTTTCTTCTTCTGCAACTTCATAAATAAGATTTACGGTAGGGAACAGGCCTAAATAATTATTATCAAAATTGGTGTCTATTGGGATTCCAAAAGCTTCTTCAAGTTGAGCCTCGGTTAACTCACTTTCTATATCTCCCTTTAATTGCGTGTTTTCCAGTCTAAGGCCCAGAAGGAAAGAAAGATCTCCAAATTTACTCCCGTACTGTGTGTAAACAGCGTTTACATTTTCAGTATAATCAAATACGTTGGAAAGTGTTTCGTTGAAAACAAATTCTCCCGTGGTGACATCTTCCTGGAATAAAGTATAGTCAGTGATTTCGTTTTCAAAATTTCCTCGATAGCCGGCTTCAAACTGAGAATCTTCATTAATTGGCAACACGTAATCTGCCTGAATTAAATATTCTTTCTGGTCTTCTGTTGTATTAATATTTTCTCCAATAAGGGGGTAATCAATATTTCCAGAATTTGAATCTATTTCTTCATTAATAGTAGTAAACTGCGTTTCACTATCAATTTCATACTGAAAATCTGCCGTAAGTTTATGGCCTTTATTATTAAAATTATTGATATAATTAAGAGCAAATTGCCAGGAATTATCGTTTTCAGTTTCCTTTTCCCTACGAGTAGTTTGTAAGGCGAGTCCGTCTTCCAGGGTATAGTAGTCTGTAGTATTTGTAGTAAGATCTACATCTTCACCACCACGATAAAATATGGTACCTGTAATGGAAGACTGATCATTAAGAAAATATTCCATCCCGAAATTGGTGTTAAAGTTCCTGTTCAAACGCTCAATATCCCTGTCTTCATAGATTCTTGAATATTCAGTCTGGCTATTTTCAAAATAACGGGTATCAAAGAATCCGCCACCGGGAGCATCAAAATATCGTACCCCTGTGGTCGTAAATAGATTAAATTTTTCAGTGCGATAATTTAAATTCGCGGTAGCGCCAGCATTCGCAGGAGTACCGGCATTAAGCGTAAGAGAACCATTAAAACCAAGTGTTTTCTTCTGTGTTAAAATAATGTTTAAGATACCTGCCGTACCTTCGGCGTCATATCTGGCAGAAGGAGAGGTGATTACTTCCACCCTTTCAATAGCATCTGCCGGAAGATTGTTCAGGACATTAGTATCTCCAAAACCTGCCATCGCTGAAGGTTTTCCATTAATAAGAATTTTTACGTTTTCATTTCCTCTTAAGCTAATAGCTCCATCAATATCTACAGTAACAGAGGGTACATTGTTTAATGCATCGCTAACGGTTCCACCGGCGGTAGTAAGGTCTTTTCCAATATTATATATTTTCTTGTCGAGTCTAACATCTACCTGTGTAGTTTCGGCATGCACCACAACTTCATCCAGGTTTTCTGAACCCATCCCCAGCTTAATGGTTCCTAAATTTAAATCACCACTTATTTTTCTATTATTGAATTCTTTCGATTCATAGGATATGAACTCTACAACGATATTATAGGTTCCCTCTTTTACATCTACAGCAAATTCTCCATTAATATCGGTAACCCCTCCATTGATCATTGAAGGGTCATTTACATTTTCTACAGAGATAGTAGCATATTCCAGAGGAACTTCCAGCTCATCATCAATTACTTTTCCCGTAATTGTATATTTTACAACCTCAGCAGGTGCCTGAGCGTAGGTGTTAAAAGTAAAAATACTGAGAAAACTCAGAATTAGGCTAAACGCATAGATTTTTCGGATGGTCATTATCAATTTTTATTTTTATGACCAATGGGAATTGAAATGGTTTAACCTATCCAGGTTAATAGTATGTTAATGAATATGACAGGGAATTTTTATGCGCACCTAAACCTCCGTAAATCAAGACTTTCTTGTGATTTCTTTGTTTAGGAGAACATAGTTTTCAAATTGTAGGTCATCCAGGAACTTTTTTAAATTTCTATGCTCATTCTTCTGAATTGTTTTCAATTTATTGATCTGTTGCATATTACCTAAACTAGAATTGATGATCTCATTTTTCTTAATGGTATACTCAATAATTGAGTCCTCAAGAAGTTCTGTTTGTTCAGGATTAAGATCAAGTTGAGATTTCCAGGTAAGAGCCAGCTCCCTGGCTACATCCCGTATCTCTTTGCGGTTTTTTTCGTGAATGTGTATTTGTGAATAGACGAAACCAGCCACAGCAGCGGCTGCGACACTCATCAAAGCAATTCTGTGTTGAAGTTTCATTCTTTTTCCTTTAAAGCAGTTTTTGAATATCTGAAGGTGGCCTGCCTATTACGGCTTCGTTGTCGGTCTCGACTATGGGCCTTT
Protein-coding regions in this window:
- a CDS encoding TonB-dependent receptor yields the protein MTIRKIYAFSLILSFLSIFTFNTYAQAPAEVVKYTITGKVIDDELEVPLEYATISVENVNDPSMINGGVTDINGEFAVDVKEGTYNIVVEFISYESKEFNNRKISGDLNLGTIKLGMGSENLDEVVVHAETTQVDVRLDKKIYNIGKDLTTAGGTVSDALNNVPSVTVDIDGAISLRGNENVKILINGKPSAMAGFGDTNVLNNLPADAIERVEVITSPSARYDAEGTAGILNIILTQKKTLGFNGSLTLNAGTPANAGATANLNYRTEKFNLFTTTGVRYFDAPGGGFFDTRYFENSQTEYSRIYEDRDIERLNRNFNTNFGMEYFLNDQSSITGTIFYRGGEDVDLTTNTTDYYTLEDGLALQTTRREKETENDNSWQFALNYINNFNNKGHKLTADFQYEIDSETQFTTINEEIDSNSGNIDYPLIGENINTTEDQKEYLIQADYVLPINEDSQFEAGYRGNFENEITDYTLFQEDVTTGEFVFNETLSNVFDYTENVNAVYTQYGSKFGDLSFLLGLRLENTQLKGDIESELTEAQLEEAFGIPIDTNFDNNYLGLFPTVNLIYEVAEEENITLGYNRRINRPRGWFINPFPSRSSTNNVFQGNPNLTPAYSNAFDLGYLKRWEKLTLTSSIYYQHETDSFERIEDNVAGTNVVRTIPVNLSSNDRTGAELGILYNPEKWLRLNSSFNYFRFKTEGDFNGRSYDAENNSWFARFSSKVTLPAKIDWQTNAFYRGAYESVQGNQEGIFTLDLAFSKDIFNENATLSLNVRDLLNSRRRDSYTLTDTYERDSEFQWRQGQNFTVSLIYRFNQQKQRENRRGDSEDFEEGEF